A region from the Pararge aegeria chromosome Z, ilParAegt1.1, whole genome shotgun sequence genome encodes:
- the LOC120636400 gene encoding NADH dehydrogenase [ubiquinone] iron-sulfur protein 8, mitochondrial-like, whose product MVGSQQIRECFGPCGTPSPPCPPCPPCPLCPPIAPDPCPPVFPPPCAPLPPFACNPRTKYQVHFYNISDPPPKTEMKDFVDRIAQTVFWTEIIRAFAVTLGHIFKEPATINYPFEKGPLSPRFRGEHALRRYPSGEERCIACKLCEALCPAQAITIEAQERDDGSRRATRYDIDLSKCIFCGYCQEACPVDAIVEGPNFEYSTETHEELLYNKEKLLLNGDRWEPEIVSTIRDNHLYR is encoded by the exons ATGGTTGGAAGTCAACAGATTCGTGAATGCTTCGGTCCGTGTGGAACGCCAAGTCCACCTTGCCCACCGTGCCCACCTTGCCCACTTTGTCCACCGATTGCCCCCGACCCTTGCCCGCCAGTATTTCCGCCACCTTGTGCCCCGCTACCACCATTCGCTTGCAATCCAAGGACCAAGTACCAAgtacatttttataacatatccGACCCGCCACCAAAGACGGAAATGAAAGATTTTGTCGATAGAATCGCTCAAACGGTTTTCTGGACTGAAATAATACGAG CCTTTGCTGTGACACTGGGTCACATTTTCAAAGAACCTGCCACGATAAACTACCCATTCGAAAAAGGACCGTTATCTCCACGATTTCGCGGTGAACACGCACTAAGGAGATATCCGTCAGGTGAAGAGAGGTGTATTGCTTGCAAGTTATGTGAAGCTCTATGTCCAGCGCAGGCCATAACGATTGAAGCACAGGAGCGTGACGACGGCTCACGCCGTGCTACACGGTACGACATAGATCTCAGCAAGTGTATCTTCTGTGGGTACTGCCAAGAAGCATGCCCTGTCGATGCAATAGTTGAAGGACCGAATTTTGAATATTCAACAGAAACACACGAAgaacttttatataataaagaaaagctGCTCCTTAACGGCGATCGCTGGGAACCAGAGATTGTGAGCACGATTAGAGATAATCATCTATATCGTTGA